One uncultured Methanobrevibacter sp. genomic window carries:
- a CDS encoding MarR family transcriptional regulator, translating to MNKKLNDEHTWEIVGFIKVSPSRYKTIKTLNEDYKMPSEIAKETNLRPTQVSNALNDLKRKELVICLNENAKKGRLYKATKLGLKILEILK from the coding sequence ATGAATAAAAAGTTAAATGATGAACATACTTGGGAAATCGTCGGGTTTATAAAAGTATCACCATCAAGATACAAAACTATAAAAACTTTAAATGAGGATTACAAAATGCCTTCAGAAATTGCAAAAGAAACTAATTTACGTCCCACACAAGTATCTAATGCATTAAACGATTTAAAAAGAAAAGAATTAGTTATATGTTTAAATGAAAATGCTAAAAAAGGCAGGCTTTACAAAGCAACCAAATTAGGATTAAAGATACTTGAAATATTAAAATAA
- a CDS encoding flippase → MSRVRTVFANMSWLMFSQIITSVCAFVWTILTARYLGVSDYGLLGTATSFATIFGVCADFGVTTYIVRSISTDFDSEKKYLGNAIGIKLVLALFYLGVVSLALFILGWDNYTVVICFLFAVENVIKSFQTAMYSSFQAHEMMKYQAITNTLLNVLTFIFIIAVTFTNYGLWGITFAYILANIIGLIYATLALSKKIIVPKPLFDSKFCKKLVIGGLPFALTSLFYMIYYSIDMVMITQFAGTYATGLYNSSYKLINVLTLFYTIYTSVIFPVMSKLFKQDENLLQFSFVKSIKYLSMVTIPIAIATFFYGGDVISLCYGNQYGEAGNVLKILIWTVCFLFINGACSMILNASHKETAVTKIYCLAAIFNVVLNLILIPHFSVYGASIATVISEILILVLELYTIYKINQLPDKHLLVDILKIIVSSVVMGVVLYILNLNLWLAIPAGVLIYLIIIIVTKTFDNQDKIIFKQIIGK, encoded by the coding sequence ATGAGTAGAGTGAGAACTGTTTTTGCAAATATGAGTTGGTTAATGTTTTCCCAAATTATAACTAGTGTTTGTGCTTTTGTTTGGACTATATTGACTGCTCGTTATTTGGGAGTATCTGATTATGGTCTTTTAGGTACTGCTACTTCTTTTGCAACTATTTTTGGTGTTTGTGCTGATTTTGGAGTTACTACTTATATTGTTAGATCTATTTCTACAGATTTTGACTCTGAAAAAAAATATTTAGGTAATGCTATTGGTATTAAATTAGTATTAGCTTTATTTTATTTGGGAGTAGTATCATTAGCTTTATTTATACTTGGATGGGATAATTATACTGTTGTAATTTGTTTTTTATTTGCTGTAGAAAATGTAATTAAGTCATTTCAAACTGCAATGTATTCTTCTTTCCAAGCTCATGAAATGATGAAGTATCAAGCTATTACAAATACTTTACTTAATGTATTAACATTTATATTCATTATTGCTGTGACATTTACAAATTATGGATTATGGGGAATTACTTTTGCATATATTTTAGCTAATATAATTGGTTTAATTTATGCAACATTAGCTTTATCTAAAAAAATTATAGTTCCAAAACCATTATTTGATTCTAAATTTTGTAAAAAGCTGGTTATTGGAGGTCTTCCTTTTGCTTTAACTAGTTTATTTTATATGATTTATTATTCTATTGATATGGTTATGATTACTCAATTTGCAGGCACTTATGCAACAGGATTATACAATTCTTCTTATAAACTTATTAATGTTTTAACATTATTTTACACAATTTACACCTCGGTTATTTTCCCAGTTATGAGTAAATTATTTAAACAAGATGAGAATTTATTGCAGTTTAGTTTTGTTAAATCAATTAAATATTTATCTATGGTTACTATTCCAATAGCTATTGCCACATTTTTCTATGGTGGTGATGTAATATCTTTATGTTATGGTAATCAATATGGTGAAGCAGGTAACGTTTTAAAAATATTGATATGGACTGTTTGTTTCTTATTTATTAATGGTGCTTGTTCTATGATTTTAAATGCATCTCATAAAGAAACTGCTGTTACTAAAATTTATTGTTTGGCTGCTATATTTAATGTTGTTTTAAATTTAATTTTAATACCTCATTTTTCAGTTTATGGAGCTTCAATAGCTACTGTTATTAGTGAAATCTTAATTTTAGTTTTAGAATTGTATACAATTTATAAAATTAATCAACTTCCAGATAAACATCTTTTGGTTGATATTTTGAAAATTATTGTTTCATCTGTTGTTATGGGTGTTGTGTTATATATTCTCAATCTTAATTTGTGGTTAGCTATTCCTGCAGGTGTTTTAATTTATTTAATTATTATTATTGTTACTAAGACATTTGATAATCAAGATAAAATAATTTTTAAACAAATTATTGGGAAGTAG
- a CDS encoding hydroxymethylglutaryl-CoA synthase, with protein sequence MVGIVGYGAYVPSYRIKVEEIAKVWGDDPVALSNGLVVNEKSVPSADEDTATIAVTAARYALARAQIDPQKIGAIYVGSESHPYAVKPTATIVAEAINATPVLTAADLEFACKAGTAGIQMNMGLVDSGMVEYGLAIGADTSQGAPGDALEYTASAGGAAYIIGKKNTLADIEETYSFTTDTPDFYRREGQDYPSHGGRFTGEPAYFKHVLNAAKGLLEKTDSKVEDYDYACFHQPNGKFYLRAGKKLGFTAEQIKQGLLTPNIGNTYSGAVPLALSNILDVAEPGDKIFVVSYGSGAGSDGFTLTVNEEIKERRDLAPKTQEIIDRKQYVDYAVYAKFKGKIKM encoded by the coding sequence ATGGTAGGAATTGTTGGATATGGGGCATATGTGCCGTCATATAGAATAAAAGTGGAAGAAATTGCTAAAGTATGGGGAGATGATCCTGTTGCTTTATCTAATGGTTTAGTTGTAAATGAAAAATCCGTTCCTTCTGCTGATGAAGATACTGCTACTATTGCAGTAACTGCTGCTAGATATGCTCTAGCAAGAGCTCAAATTGATCCACAAAAAATAGGAGCTATTTATGTTGGTTCTGAATCACATCCCTATGCAGTAAAACCAACTGCAACTATTGTTGCAGAAGCTATAAATGCTACTCCTGTGTTAACTGCAGCTGATTTAGAATTTGCTTGTAAAGCTGGGACTGCTGGTATTCAAATGAATATGGGGCTTGTAGATTCTGGCATGGTTGAATATGGGTTAGCTATTGGTGCTGATACATCTCAAGGTGCACCTGGTGATGCTTTAGAATATACTGCATCTGCTGGAGGAGCTGCATATATTATTGGTAAAAAAAATACTCTTGCAGATATTGAAGAAACATATAGTTTTACTACTGATACTCCTGATTTTTATAGGAGAGAAGGACAAGATTATCCATCTCATGGTGGTCGTTTTACTGGTGAACCAGCATACTTTAAACATGTATTAAATGCTGCAAAAGGGTTACTTGAAAAAACTGATTCTAAAGTAGAAGATTATGATTATGCTTGTTTCCACCAACCTAATGGTAAATTTTACTTAAGAGCTGGTAAAAAATTAGGATTTACAGCAGAACAAATTAAACAAGGTCTTTTAACTCCTAATATTGGAAATACTTATTCTGGTGCAGTTCCATTGGCATTATCTAATATTTTAGATGTTGCAGAACCTGGCGATAAAATATTTGTTGTTTCATATGGATCTGGTGCAGGTAGTGATGGATTCACTTTAACTGTTAATGAAGAAATTAAAGAAAGAAGAGATTTAGCTCCAAAAACACAAGAAATAATTGATAGGAAACAATATGTTGATTATGCTGTTTATGCTAAATTCAAAGGCAAAATTAAAATGTAG
- a CDS encoding methyltransferase domain-containing protein, translated as MEIPLYFYEAFRNMDRLAPGSDESTLKAINYIDFNRDSELNILDIGCGVGSQTLLLAKYFKNSTIEAIDLFNHYLKCLDEKINKYDLGNRVYTCQMDMNDLDYPNCEFEIVFSEASAYIMGFKKALKEWKRVLKDDGYLIISELSWIQKPSFESKNFWKTHYSEIDSIDNKINQIKEEGYIFVDYFILPKKDFESYYHNLKSNLKDLDNNSFKKDFKKEIDLYENNSDDYSYVFYIMKKSAYQ; from the coding sequence ATGGAAATTCCACTTTATTTTTATGAAGCTTTTAGAAATATGGATAGATTAGCTCCTGGAAGTGATGAATCTACTTTAAAAGCTATTAATTACATTGATTTTAATAGAGACTCTGAATTAAATATTTTAGATATTGGTTGCGGAGTAGGTTCTCAAACTTTATTATTGGCTAAATATTTTAAAAATTCAACTATTGAAGCTATTGATTTATTTAATCATTATTTAAAATGTTTGGATGAAAAAATAAATAAATATGATTTGGGAAATAGAGTTTATACTTGTCAAATGGATATGAATGATTTGGATTATCCTAATTGTGAGTTTGAAATAGTATTTAGTGAAGCTTCTGCATATATTATGGGTTTTAAAAAAGCACTTAAAGAGTGGAAACGTGTTTTAAAAGATGATGGTTATTTAATTATTTCAGAGTTATCATGGATTCAAAAACCATCATTTGAATCTAAAAATTTTTGGAAAACACATTATTCAGAAATTGATAGTATTGATAATAAAATAAATCAAATAAAAGAAGAAGGATATATATTTGTAGATTATTTTATCTTACCTAAAAAAGATTTTGAAAGTTATTATCATAATTTAAAAAGTAATTTAAAAGATTTAGACAATAATAGCTTTAAAAAAGATTTTAAAAAAGAAATAGATTTATATGAAAATAATAGTGATGATTATAGTTATGTTTTTTATATTATGAAAAAATCAGCTTATCAATAA
- the cobQ gene encoding cobyric acid synthase CobQ yields the protein MVKCLMVQGTSSNAGKSMLVAALCRIYKNRGYNVAPFKSQNMSLNSYTTKENGEIGIAQMLQAEAAMVEPSIHMNPILLKPKGNFTSNVIIQGKSIGDMNFYQYQHDYHDIAYKAIQESFNILKEKYDIIIIEGAGSPAEINMRKEDLANMEIAHMTNANVILIADIEMGGVFAAIAGTYVLLDDYDRSRLKATVINKFRGNLDILKPGLDRIEEITGAPVLGVLPYDETLKLPEEDSASLTTHVFDENKDITIGVIRLPKISNFTDIDPFEFEEDVGIKMINLNDELEDIDAIIIPGTRNSTQDIKALCESGLADKIIAKSKEIPIVGICGGYQILGNMIYDDNKKESDVGTIEGLKLLNIESKFQHRDKIVTQSIALIPKKEELSGIAREIFSKIAGEKVTGYEIHEGTTHINHSKQTSPFLIVEKGQGNNDEGMYDGACNGNIFGTYFHGIFHNYNLRREFLNYLRLKKGLEAKYGEDPYETQKDYSLNKLAQIVEENLDMEIIDKLIFS from the coding sequence ATGGTTAAATGTTTAATGGTTCAAGGAACATCATCAAATGCTGGTAAAAGTATGCTTGTAGCTGCATTATGTAGAATATATAAAAATCGAGGATATAATGTAGCTCCTTTCAAATCACAAAATATGTCTTTAAACTCATATACAACTAAAGAAAATGGAGAAATTGGAATAGCTCAAATGTTACAAGCTGAAGCTGCAATGGTTGAACCAAGTATACATATGAACCCTATTCTTTTAAAACCAAAAGGTAATTTTACATCCAATGTAATTATCCAAGGAAAATCCATTGGAGACATGAATTTTTACCAATATCAACATGACTATCACGATATAGCTTATAAAGCTATTCAGGAAAGTTTCAATATTTTAAAAGAAAAATATGACATTATTATTATTGAAGGTGCAGGATCACCTGCTGAAATCAATATGCGTAAAGAAGATTTAGCCAATATGGAAATTGCACATATGACTAATGCAAATGTTATATTAATAGCTGATATTGAAATGGGTGGTGTTTTTGCAGCAATTGCTGGAACATATGTTCTTTTAGATGATTATGATAGATCTCGTTTAAAAGCAACAGTTATTAATAAATTCAGAGGTAATTTAGATATTTTAAAACCTGGTCTTGATAGAATTGAAGAAATCACTGGTGCTCCAGTTTTAGGAGTTTTACCTTATGATGAAACATTAAAATTACCTGAAGAAGATTCAGCATCATTAACTACACACGTATTTGATGAAAATAAAGATATTACTATTGGTGTTATAAGACTTCCTAAAATTTCCAATTTTACAGATATTGATCCATTTGAATTTGAGGAAGATGTTGGAATTAAAATGATTAATCTCAATGATGAACTTGAAGATATTGATGCTATTATAATACCTGGAACACGTAACTCTACACAAGATATAAAAGCATTATGTGAAAGTGGATTAGCTGACAAAATAATAGCTAAATCCAAAGAGATACCAATTGTAGGAATCTGTGGAGGATATCAAATCCTTGGAAACATGATTTATGATGATAATAAAAAAGAATCAGATGTTGGAACTATAGAAGGATTAAAATTATTAAATATTGAATCAAAATTTCAACATAGAGATAAAATAGTAACCCAATCAATTGCACTTATACCTAAAAAAGAAGAGTTATCTGGAATAGCTCGTGAAATATTTAGCAAAATAGCTGGCGAGAAAGTTACAGGATATGAAATTCATGAAGGTACAACACACATAAATCACAGCAAACAAACAAGCCCATTCTTAATTGTTGAAAAAGGACAAGGAAATAATGATGAAGGCATGTATGATGGAGCATGTAATGGAAATATATTTGGAACTTATTTCCATGGAATATTTCACAACTATAATTTGAGACGTGAATTTTTAAATTACTTACGTCTAAAAAAAGGTCTGGAAGCAAAATATGGTGAAGACCCTTATGAAACACAAAAAGATTATTCATTAAATAAACTAGCTCAAATTGTTGAAGAAAACTTGGATATGGAAATTATTGATAAGCTGATTTTTTCATAA
- a CDS encoding thiolase domain-containing protein: protein MRDVAIIGVSQTKFGELWDSSFRDLIAEAGVKAIMDAEVEGDDIEAMYVGNMSSGLFVDQEHIAALISDHMGLNPIPTTRVEAACASGGLALRQGIMAVASGFHDVVISAGVEKMTDVVDATPAIATASDQEWEAQQGATFPSLYAMIAKRHMYEYGTTREQLAQFSVVNHKNAKNNPNAQFPFEISVDKVINSTMVADPLTLLDCSPVSDGAAAVIMVPAEDAKKYTDTPIYVKASAQASGTIALHSRKDLTTIESTKVASKKAYEMAGVTTKDIDLAEVHDCFSINGLLAVEDLGFAKKGEGGKAIEEGQTEIDGDFPINPSGGLKARGHPLGATGIAQAAEVVWQLRGEAGKRQVDGAEIGLTHNIGGTGGTAAVHVFGRDRD, encoded by the coding sequence ATGAGAGATGTTGCAATTATAGGAGTTTCACAAACTAAATTTGGTGAATTATGGGATTCATCTTTTAGGGATTTAATCGCTGAAGCTGGTGTAAAAGCTATTATGGATGCTGAAGTTGAAGGGGACGATATTGAAGCGATGTATGTTGGAAATATGTCTTCTGGTTTATTTGTAGATCAAGAGCATATTGCTGCACTTATTTCTGATCATATGGGTCTTAATCCAATTCCAACTACTAGGGTAGAAGCAGCATGTGCATCTGGAGGTCTTGCATTAAGACAAGGAATTATGGCAGTTGCATCAGGTTTCCATGATGTGGTAATTTCTGCAGGTGTGGAAAAAATGACTGATGTTGTAGATGCTACTCCAGCTATTGCTACTGCATCTGATCAAGAATGGGAAGCACAACAAGGAGCTACTTTCCCATCATTATATGCAATGATTGCAAAAAGACATATGTATGAATATGGCACTACAAGAGAACAATTAGCTCAATTTTCAGTTGTTAACCATAAAAATGCTAAAAATAATCCAAATGCACAATTCCCATTTGAAATTAGTGTAGATAAAGTAATTAACTCTACTATGGTGGCTGATCCTTTAACACTTTTAGATTGTTCTCCAGTTTCTGATGGAGCAGCTGCAGTTATTATGGTTCCTGCAGAAGATGCTAAAAAATACACAGACACTCCAATTTATGTGAAAGCATCTGCACAAGCTTCTGGAACTATTGCATTACATAGTAGAAAAGATTTAACTACTATTGAATCAACTAAAGTAGCTTCTAAAAAAGCATATGAAATGGCAGGAGTTACTACTAAAGATATTGATCTTGCAGAAGTTCATGACTGTTTCTCAATTAATGGTCTTTTAGCTGTAGAGGACCTAGGATTCGCTAAAAAAGGTGAAGGTGGAAAAGCTATTGAAGAAGGTCAAACTGAAATTGACGGTGATTTCCCAATTAACCCATCTGGAGGTTTAAAAGCTCGTGGACACCCTCTTGGAGCAACTGGTATTGCTCAAGCTGCTGAAGTTGTATGGCAACTTAGGGGTGAAGCTGGTAAACGTCAAGTTGATGGTGCTGAAATTGGTTTGACCCATAATATTGGTGGTACTGGAGGTACTGCAGCAGTACATGTATTTGGAAGAGATCGTGATTAA